DNA from Strix aluco isolate bStrAlu1 chromosome 26, bStrAlu1.hap1, whole genome shotgun sequence:
AGGGCAGGAGTCCCCCTCCGCCTCCCCAGTGCTGTTTCCATCCAAAAAGCCCCAGCAGGACTGGTGTCTCCCACTCCACCAGTGCCTGTCCCCACTTCTCCCAGTAACCCCAGCCCCAAACTGGGCTCATTAACTGCTCTCACTGCTCTGGGATCCCCACCGCCATCACCCCAGCTGGGGGAACCCACCACAAGCTGGGGTGCTCACACCCTGGGGAGCCCCATTGTGCAGCTACCCAGACCCATCCCCGTCCCCTGGCTCATTCCCAGGGTGCTTTTCCCACTCATCCCCAATAAATCCCATTGGCACGTCAGCGCTGGCGCAGCCGGAGGACCAGGCCACCGGGGTGAGCGTGGGGACGCTCACCCCTAACCCACCCCTCGGCTGTTCCTCCCGAGTTAAAAGCCAGGGAAGGTGGCAAAAGCCTATTTTTAGCCATTAGCCCATCAGCTCGGTTCCCAGCCGGACACCCTCACCTGCCTCCCACCACGCCAGCCCCGTgtcaccccatcccaccccacctgTGGGTGCCAGAGGGGTCACCTGCGCTCGGGGAGCCCGGGGACAGCagcctgggaggagggagggatgtTCCCAGGGGTTCGTGATCCCGTTGGACCGGCTGTTGATTTTCAGAGGCCCCACGCGCTGCTTTTCCCTGTGGAAATGCCCACGGACAAGGGGTGCTTGGTGGGTGCCGGCTGCACCCCGAGCTCACACTGGCCATGTGGGGAAACCACTGCATGCAGGGGAAGATTTGCATCTCCAAGAcccctcctgccttcctcctcctcctcccatcttgcagcccctgccccagctcacCTGGAGGCTGCAGCACCCCGGGGACACCCCGATGCTGTGGGGTGAGCACCCATGCAGCCCACGGCAGCAAAGCCAGAGCCCAGCCCAGGGGATGGGAGGAGATGGAGCTACAGGTGGGGGAATTTTAACCCCGGGGGAGAGCAGCCGGGCCTGACCCCCATTGCAGGCAGGCCAGCAccctccccagggagcaggatccggcccagctgtgctgcagccacgGGGCTCCGCAGCTGAGCCGGCCGGCGGGTTGCATCTGCTCCAGGGCCAAAGGGAAACCGCAGCATTAATCCAAGGGGAGGGAAAGGCATTTGTGCTCCCAACACCCCTTCCCCAGGGTGCTACCCGCCTTCCCTCAGCCCCGGGGGGTGTCCAGGCCAGGCAGGGGGGTGCAGTGTAGATGCCACCTGGGCTCAGAGCAGCCCTAATTAAAGCCAGGGCAGCTGCAGCCCAGAAACTCCCCTTCCCTTGGGGGGTAGCCTGGGGGAGCAGCATCACCCCTTCCACCCCAAGAGAAGCTCAAATCCAGCCGCAGGGTAccaggcagcttttttttttttttcctgctccaagGCAGAGTGGAAACCCCtggaaaaagcatcttttcccccctcccagggCTCCAGCTCCACCTCCAGATGGTCCCCGGGGCTCAGCAGCGTCTTCACTCCTTCCATATCAGATAAGCAGAGCAGCACCCAAAATAGCTGGCAGACACCTCAGCCGGGAGACAAGCAGCCTAGGGTTAATTCCTCCCATACCTGAGCTGACATTTCAAAAGCTATTAAACAATTAATGAGATTCCTACCGTAACCCTAGAAGTTACAATCGGTTTGGGGGCTCCCACCCCCAGGGTGCTGCTCTCCCACCCATGGGTGCACCCCGGCTCCCtccaccccagggatggggaaaaaaaaaacaacaaaaaaaaccaaaaccacattcAAAACGACctggtttttttattatgtaaaaATGGTAACTTTTATAAAAAGTTTATAAAGCAAGTACAAGGCATGTTCGCAGAAATTCACCTTCCTGCACAAAAGGTACAAAACGTTATACTCTAGTATAGAGCTCAATACACGAGGCCGCGGCCCCAGAGAGTTTGGTTCATACTCGAGgatgtcccccccctccccaaaaccccctaatccccccctccccatcccattaaacacctttaaaaaaaggaCTCGCTGCTATAATCCAAAAATATACAGACAACCGCCTCTTCACCAGTCTATCAGTAAAAGTATCTCGGTTAGGTTCGGGTCCAAAGTCCTGCTAAAGCCGGGATGCTGCGCTccgggggtggagggggggggatgCTGGCGGTGGAGGGATGGGGGGGTCGGGACCAGCCGCTCCCCGCCTGCGGTGCCCGGGCCCGGGGGAGGCGATGCCGGGGCCGGTAGGTCGCAGACAGCCCGGCGCCACGGAGGAAGCTGCTATTTACCTCCGGCTGATAACGAACCAGGAACCGACACTCGCTGCCTGTTTGCTAATTGGCAccgggaggagagagaagaaaaggggggggaggaaaggaaaaaaaaataattagtgttGTGGTAACTCTGCGTTTGGGGGAAAGGGGGATTTGGGGGCGCCCGaagggggggagctgggggatcGCGGTGGTATCGGTTCCCTGGGGATGATGATGGtgctggaggggtggggggggagggacTGGGGtgcgggtggggaggggggttggggggggccaCTCACCTGATGGAGGAGCCGTTAGTGACACAAACTTCTCTCGTCTTTGGAGCAGAGTTCAGAAGCGAGCTCGGCCGCCTGCGGAAAGCGGGGACAAGGCTCAGGGCTACCCcggcggtgggggggggtgtgtgtgtgtgtctgtccccatctctcccccctccccaccgcatcaggacaccccccccacccccctcctcaaAGCATCCAGGCCCGTGCATCACCCTCAGCCCgacacatcccccccccccccccccccccccccccacacacacacacccccagcccaaAGCAGCCCTTACCTTAAGGGAGAGCAGGGTGGCCTCGGAGGAGGGGTCGCGGCCCTTggccccctcctccagcacgatcTGGAGGTCGAAGATGTAGTCGATGACGTGCTGGAGGATCTCCACCTGGCTCACCTTGGTGCCTTGCGGGATGCCCGGCACCAGCTCC
Protein-coding regions in this window:
- the ID3 gene encoding DNA-binding protein inhibitor ID-3: MKAISPVRSVRSCYEAVCCLSEQSLGIARASSNKSPALEEPMNLLYDMNDCYSKLRELVPGIPQGTKVSQVEILQHVIDYIFDLQIVLEEGAKGRDPSSEATLLSLKAAELASELCSKDERSLCH